One Candidatus Nitrososphaera evergladensis SR1 genomic window carries:
- a CDS encoding poly(R)-hydroxyalkanoic acid synthase subunit PhaE, with protein sequence MTDDSKNNNFTPGMTPEQASKMFDMWSEVLKLPTIGPMYAFTKDFNTYANEFVSLGKIMADMKTHTDQYWSMINAAYVKASKETAEKAPKQFVTKDDYDSYRKTMIEAFEDAFTGLYASSEFSQVYGKLFSSQLDMSRAMQTITERNFKVLNLPTRGEIDEILKDIHELKRSVRDLKRSVEKQ encoded by the coding sequence ATGACCGATGACAGTAAAAATAACAACTTTACGCCCGGGATGACCCCGGAGCAGGCAAGCAAGATGTTTGACATGTGGTCCGAGGTGCTAAAACTGCCGACCATAGGCCCCATGTACGCATTTACAAAAGACTTTAACACGTACGCAAACGAGTTTGTCAGCCTTGGCAAGATAATGGCGGACATGAAGACCCATACGGACCAGTACTGGTCGATGATAAACGCGGCCTACGTCAAGGCGTCAAAGGAAACTGCCGAAAAGGCGCCAAAGCAGTTTGTCACCAAGGACGACTATGACAGTTACCGCAAGACCATGATAGAGGCGTTTGAGGACGCTTTCACCGGCCTGTATGCGTCGTCCGAGTTTTCGCAGGTCTATGGCAAGCTGTTCAGCAGCCAGTTGGACATGTCAAGGGCCATGCAGACCATAACCGAGCGCAACTTCAAGGTGCTCAACTTGCCAACAAGGGGCGAGATCGACGAGATCCTCAAAGACATCCACGAGCTAAAGAGGTCTGTCCGCGACCTGAAAAGGAGTGTTGAAAAACAATGA